The proteins below are encoded in one region of Triticum aestivum cultivar Chinese Spring chromosome 1B, IWGSC CS RefSeq v2.1, whole genome shotgun sequence:
- the LOC123082974 gene encoding probable cyclin-dependent serine/threonine-protein kinase DDB_G0292550, with protein NNNSNNNSNNNSSSNSSSNNSSSNSSSSNNSSSNNSSNNSNNSNNNNNNNNNNNNNNNNNNNNNSNSSNSSSNNSSNNSSNNSNNNNSNNNSNNNNNNNNNNNNNNNNNNSNNSNNSNNSNNSNSNNNNNSNNNNNNNNNNNNNNNNNSNNNNNSNNSNNSNTNSNNSNTNSNNSNNNNNNSNNSNTNNNNNNNNNNNNNTNNNNNNNNSNNNNNSNSNNNSNSNNNNNNNNNNNNNNNNNNNNNNSNNNSNNNSNNNNNNNNNNSSNTNNNNNNNNNNNNNNNNNNNNSNNNSSNNSNNNNNNNNNNNNNNNNNNNNNNNNNNSNSNNNSNSNNNSNNNNNNNNNNNNNNNNNNNNNNNNSNNNSNNNSNNNSSNNSNNSNSNSNSNNNSNNNSNNNNNNNSNNNSNNNNNSNNNNNNNNNSNNNNNNNSNNNNNNNNSNNNNNNNNNSNNNNSNNSNNNNSNNNNNNNNSNSNNNSNSNSNNNNNSNNNNNSNSNNNNNNNNNNNNNNNNNNNNNNNNN; from the exons aacaacaacagcaacaacaacagcaacaacaacagcagcagcaacagcagcagcaacaacagcagcagcaacagcagcagcagcaacaacagcagcagcaacaacagcagcaacaacagcaacaacagcaacaacaacaacaacaacaacaacaacaacaacaacaacaacaacaacaacaacaacaacaacagcaacagcagcaacagcagcagcaacaacagcagcaacaacagcagcaacaacagcaacaacaacaacagcaacaacaacagcaacaacaacaacaacaacaacaacaacaacaacaacaacaacaacaacaacaacagcaacaacagcaacaacagcaacaacagcaacaacagcaacagcaacaacaacaacaacagcaacaacaacaacaacaacaacaacaacaacaacaacaacaacaacaacaacagcaacaacaacaacaacagcaacaacagcaacaacagcaacaccaacagcaacaacagcaacaccaacagcaacaacagcaacaacaacaacaacaacagcaacaacagcaacaccaacaacaacaacaacaacaacaacaacaacaacaacaacaccaacaacaacaacaacaacaacaacagcaacaacaacaacaacagcaacagcaacaacaacagcaacagcaacaacaacaacaacaacaacaacaacaacaacaacaacaac aacaacaacaacaacaacaacaacagcaacaacaacagcaacaacaacagcaacaacaacaacaacaacaacaacaacaacagcagcaacaccaacaacaacaacaacaacaacaacaacaacaacaacaacaacaacaacaacaacaacaacagcaacaacaacagcagcaacaacagcaataacaacaacaacaacaacaacaacaacaacaacaacaacaacaacaacaacaacaacaacaacaacaacaacaacagcaacagcaacaacaacagcaacagcaacaacaacagcaacaacaacaacaacaacaacaacaacaacaacaacaacaacaacaacaacaacaacaacaacaacaacaacagcaacaacaacagcaacaacaacagcaacaacaacagcagcaacaacagcaacaacagcaacagcaacagcaacagcaacaacaacagcaacaacaacagcaacaacaacaacaacaacaacagcaacaacaacagcaacaacaacaacaacagcaacaacaacaacaacaacaacaacaacagcaacaacaacaacaacaacaacagcaacaacaacaacaacaacaacaacagcaacaacaacaacaacaacaacaacaacagcaacaacaacaacagcaacaacagcaacaacaacaacagcaacaacaacaacaacaacaacaacagcaacagcaacaacaacagcaacagcaacagcaacaacaacaacaacagcaacaacaacaacaacagcaacagcaacaacaacaacaacaacaacaacaacaacaacaacaacaacaacaacaacaacaacaacaacaacaacaacaac
- the LOC123082997 gene encoding GATA zinc finger domain-containing protein 14-like: NNSNNSNNSNNSNNSNNSNNNNNNNNNNNNNNNNNNNNNNNNNNNNNNNNNNNNNSNSNSNSNNNSNSNSNSNNNNNNNNNSNNNSNSNSNNNSNSNSNSNSNNNNNNSNSNSSNSNNNSNNNNSNNNSNSNNNSNNNNNNNNNNNNNNNNNNNNNNNNNNNNNNNNNSNSNNNNNNNNNNNNSNNSNNNNNKNNNNNKNNNNNNNNNNNNNNNNNNNNNNNNNNNNNNNNNNNNNNNNSNNNSNSNSNNNSNSNNNNNSNNSNNNGNSNSNNNSNNSNNNNNNNNNSNNNNNSNNSNNNNSNNNNNNNNNNNSNNNSNSNNNSNSNNNNNNSNNNNSNSNSNSNSNSNNNTNNNTNNNTNNNTNNSNSNSNNNTNNNTNNNTNNNNNNNNNNNNNNNNNNNNNNNNNNNNNNSNNNNSNNNNSNNNNSNSNNNNSNNNSNNSNSNNNGNNSNSNNNGNNSNNNNNNNNNNNNNNNNNNNNNNNNNNNNNNNNNNNNNNNNNNNNNNNNNNNNNNNNNNNNNNNNNNNNNNNNNNNNNNNNN, encoded by the exons aacaacagcaacaacagcaacaacagcaacaacagcaacaacagcaacaacagcaacaacaacaacaacaacaacaacaacaacaacaacaacaacaacaacaacaacaacaacaacaacaacaacaacaacaacaacaacaacaacaacaacaacaacaacaacagcaacagcaacagcaacagcaacaacaacagcaacagcaacagcaacagcaacaacaacaacaacaacaacaacaacagcaacaacaacagcaacagcaacagcaacaacaacagcaacagcaacagcaacagcaacagcaacaacaacaacaacaacagcaacagcaacagcagcaacagcaacaacaacagcaacaacaacaacagcaacaacaacagcaacagcaacaacaacagcaacaacaacaacaacaacaacaacaacaacaacaacaacaacaacaacaacaacaacaacaacaacaacaacaacaacaacaacaacaacaacaacaacagcaacagcaacaacaacaacaacaacaacaacaacaacaacaacagcaacaacagcaacaacaacaacaacaagaacaacaacaacaacaagaacaacaacaacaacaacaacaacaacaacaacaacaacaacaacaacaacaacaacaacaacaacaacaacaacaacaacaacaacaacaacaacaacaacaacaacaacaacaacaacagcaacaacaacagcaacagcaacagcaacaacaacagcaacagcaacaacaacaacaacagcaacaacagcaacaacaacggcaacagcaacagcaacaacaacagcaac aacagcaacaacaacaacaacaacaacaacaacagcaacaacaacaacaacagcaacaacagcaacaacaacaacagcaacaacaacaacaacaacaacaacaacaacaacagcaacaacaacagcaacagcaacaacaacagcaacagcaacaacaacaacaacaacagcaacaacaacaacagcaacagcaatagcaacagcaacagcaacagcaacaacaacaccaacaacaacaccaacaacaacaccaacaacaacaccaacaacagcaacagcaacagcaacaacaacaccaacaacaacaccaacaacaacaccaacaacaacaacaacaacaacaacaacaacaacaacaacaacaacaacaacaacaacaacaacaacaacaacaacaacaacaacaacaacagcaacaacaacaacagcaacaacaacaacagcaacaacaacaacagcaacagcaacaacaacaacagcaacaacaacagcaacaacagcaacagcaacaacaacggcaacaacagcaacagcaacaacaacggcaacaacagcaacaacaacaacaacaacaacaacaacaacaacaacaacaacaacaacaacaacaacaacaacaacaacaacaacaacaacaacaacaacaacaacaacaacaacaacaacaacaacaacaacaacaacaacaacaacaacaacaacaacaacaacaacaacaacaacaacaacaacaacaacaacaacaacaacaacaacaacaacaacaacaacaacaacaacaacaacaacaacaacaac